CGGCTGATCGCCGGAGGTGGAGGCCCTTGCCGCACTCGGCGCGAGGCCGCCGCGCAGCCGCCTCGCGCCGAGCAGGGCGATCACCAGGGCGGTCGCGGCGAGGGCGGTCGGCAGGCGGTACGCGGTGTCGGGGCCGCAGTGTTCCACCGACCAGCCCGCTGCCGTGCCGCCCAGGGAGATGCCCGCGAGCAGACCGGTGACGGCGAGGGTCATGCCCTCGTTCAGCTGGGAGCGCGGGACCAGTTCCTGAACCAGCGACATGCCGGTGATCATGGTCGGTGAGGTGGCCATCCCGGCGAGGAACATCAGCGCGCACAGCGGGCCGATGTCCCCGGCGAGGTTCAGTGGCGACATCAGTACCGCCATGCCCGCGACCCCGGCCACGAAGCGGGCGGTGTGGCCGCCCCGTAGCGGCAGCATGCCGAACAGGACACCGGACAGGGCGGACCCTACGGCCTGGAGGGCGAGGACTACTCCGGCGCTCGCGCCGTGGCCGAGCGACTCGGTGTACGCGACGGTGGCCAGCTCCAGGGAGCCGAACACGGCACCGACGAAGACGAACACCAGCATCATGATCCGTACGCCGCCGCTGCGGAACGGGGAGCGTGCGCCGAACCCCTCGGCCGGGCGCACCGGCGGCTGCGTGCCGCGCTGCGCGGCGAACAGCACGGTGCCGACCAGGGTGAGGACCAACGCCGTGATCCGTCCCGCCTCCGGAGCCACCGCGGTGCACAGGGCGATCGCGAGAATCGGTCCGAGGATGAATCCCAGCTCGTCCAGGACCTGTTCGAAGGAGTTGGCGACGTGCATGGCGTCGGGGTCGCCGTCGAAGATCTCGCTCCAGCGG
This is a stretch of genomic DNA from Streptomyces sp. NA04227. It encodes these proteins:
- a CDS encoding MFS transporter — protein: MPLSYRRLFSVKGAGAFTAAGFLARLALAMTGVSTVVMIASLRDSYALAGLVAGASLATTLVTMPLLGRLVDRHGQAKVAVPAALWSFALSGALVACAAAGAPTWTLFVTGVLSATAPNIGGMARARWSEIFDGDPDAMHVANSFEQVLDELGFILGPILAIALCTAVAPEAGRITALVLTLVGTVLFAAQRGTQPPVRPAEGFGARSPFRSGGVRIMMLVFVFVGAVFGSLELATVAYTESLGHGASAGVVLALQAVGSALSGVLFGMLPLRGGHTARFVAGVAGMAVLMSPLNLAGDIGPLCALMFLAGMATSPTMITGMSLVQELVPRSQLNEGMTLAVTGLLAGISLGGTAAGWSVEHCGPDTAYRLPTALAATALVIALLGARRLRGGLAPSAARASTSGDQPDEEALRIPRVREPKVTTQTRAENGQPQSAGLRRPE